The following nucleotide sequence is from uncultured Roseateles sp..
CGGCCATGGCGCCTGGGAGGTGCTGGTCGAGAACCTGATCGCGCCGGGCGAGCTGGTGCTGATCGCCGGCACCGGGCATTTCTCCGACTCCTGGGCGCTGCAGACCGAGGCGCTGGGCCGGCGCGTGCAGTGCACGCCCTGGATCGAGGGCCAGGCCATCGACGTGGCCGCCGTCGAGCAGGCGCTGAGCGCCGACCGCGAGCACCAGATCAAGGCGCTGTTCGTCGTGCACACCGACACCGCCAGCGGCGTCACCAGCGAGCTGGCACCGCTGCGCGCGGCGCTGGACGCGGCCGGCCACCCTGCCCTGCTGGTGGCCGATGTGGTCGCCTCGCTGGGCGCCGCGCCGTTCGAGATGGACGCACTGGGCGTCAATGTCGCCGTCGGCGCCTCGCAAAAAGGGCTGATGCTGCCGCCGGGCCTGGGTTTTGTGGCGGTCGATCCCGCCGGCATGGCAATGGCCGCTCGCAACCCGGCCCCACGCTTCTACTGGGATTGGCGGCTGCGCGACAGCGAGCTTCCCTACCGCAAGTTCTGCGGCACGCCGCCGCAGAATCTGCTGATGGGGCTGGAGGCGGCACTCGGCCTGGTCTTTCAGGAAGGGCTGGACCAGGTCCATGCCCGCCATGCGCTGCTGGCCCGCACCGTCCACGCCGCCGTCGAGGGTTGGGCCACGGCCGGCGCCCTGAGTTTCTTCGCCCAGGTGCCCGGGCAGCGCTCGGTCTCGGTCACCGCCGTGCAGGTGGCGCCGGGCATAGCTGTGGACGCCCTGCGTGCAGTGGCGCGCGAGCGCTTCCAGGTCTCGATCGCCGGGGGCCTGGGCCCGCTGACCGGCCGCGTGTTCCGCATCGGCCATCTGGGCGATCTGAACGCGGCCATGGTGCTGGGCTGCCTGGCCGGCGTCGAAGCGGCGATGACGGTGCAGGGCATTCCGTTCGGCCGTGACGGCGTGGCCCGCGCGGTGGCCTGCCTGGCCAAAGACTGAGCAAATCCGCACCGGCTCATAGCCCATCGCGGCACGGGCCATGGCCCGTCCGGGCGATGCCGCGCGGCCGCTCGATCAGCAAACTTCAGGCTTGAGCGTTGCCTGATGGTTGGGTGTCGCTCTTACCGGAGCACACCATGTACCAACCGCTAGCCAACACTCCCACCCGCACGCTGCCTTACTGGCTGGTCTGCCTGACTGCCATCGTCTCGGCCCTGTTCACCCTGGGCCTGGGCGGCTGCGCCACGGCGCTGAATGACGCCATGCCCGCAAACGGCAGCGATCTGAGCACGCAAGACCCGCAACTGGCCGACAAGCTGGTGGAACGCTATCGCCGCTACGACGGCCAATAACCCCCTGTCCTCAACGACTTCACAAGAAAGCACCCATGAAACAACGTCTTCTGAACCTGGCCGGCGCCCTGGCCGCCACCTGCATTGCCTGCACGCCAGCACAGGCCGCCACCTATCTGTTCAC
It contains:
- a CDS encoding aminotransferase class V-fold PLP-dependent enzyme is translated as MDTRIPGRRFLHSPGPTHVPDEVLDAMRRQPMDMADPRLTRCIAACEAGLQRLLGTSRARPFIYAGNGHGAWEVLVENLIAPGELVLIAGTGHFSDSWALQTEALGRRVQCTPWIEGQAIDVAAVEQALSADREHQIKALFVVHTDTASGVTSELAPLRAALDAAGHPALLVADVVASLGAAPFEMDALGVNVAVGASQKGLMLPPGLGFVAVDPAGMAMAARNPAPRFYWDWRLRDSELPYRKFCGTPPQNLLMGLEAALGLVFQEGLDQVHARHALLARTVHAAVEGWATAGALSFFAQVPGQRSVSVTAVQVAPGIAVDALRAVARERFQVSIAGGLGPLTGRVFRIGHLGDLNAAMVLGCLAGVEAAMTVQGIPFGRDGVARAVACLAKD